The Nitrospiraceae bacterium genome window below encodes:
- a CDS encoding SGNH/GDSL hydrolase family protein, translating to MAAKLSFAEFDARLKSGALKAADYRKVLERDPTCPMVRVRFKPGALRDAPPAGYDVDRELYFAKRTEQERQLAALVPTGLKRILAEGDSWFNLPPIMWPEAIADRLHSNNRVVVKNIAHWGDTLSQMLATKEYLEQIPRFNPDWFIFSGGGNDLQQSLARGELVQTYDSNRPIEKCLSEQGVGLLRDIAEGYRALLNQIAMAAPSLHTICYAYDFPRPTYKDGKYIGQYLQKMGYPKTTWNAVVKVIIDHLSDSIKAVAKAFPNVRFLDCRGETTKYPFFDDMHPDTDGFKILASKYEQAFGVVPIRSSKPGTRTLTADRKQKPKGSRGSSKRGPARKVSKKNRTNPQRG from the coding sequence ATGGCTGCAAAACTTTCGTTTGCAGAGTTTGATGCAAGATTGAAGAGTGGAGCGTTGAAAGCCGCAGATTACAGAAAGGTTTTAGAGCGTGACCCCACATGCCCGATGGTCCGTGTGAGGTTTAAGCCCGGCGCATTGAGGGATGCTCCGCCGGCAGGGTATGACGTTGACCGTGAACTCTATTTCGCAAAGAGGACCGAACAGGAGCGACAACTGGCAGCACTCGTCCCAACCGGCCTAAAACGAATACTTGCCGAAGGAGATTCTTGGTTTAACTTGCCTCCGATCATGTGGCCAGAAGCCATCGCTGATCGGTTACATTCGAACAACCGAGTCGTAGTTAAGAATATTGCGCATTGGGGGGATACGCTGAGCCAGATGCTGGCGACCAAGGAATATTTGGAGCAGATCCCTCGATTCAACCCAGACTGGTTTATCTTCAGCGGTGGGGGCAACGACTTGCAGCAGTCACTGGCGCGCGGTGAACTTGTTCAGACATACGACTCAAACCGTCCGATTGAAAAATGTCTTTCAGAACAGGGAGTCGGCCTATTGCGGGATATCGCCGAAGGCTATCGGGCACTCTTAAACCAGATCGCGATGGCTGCTCCTTCCCTTCATACTATCTGCTATGCGTATGACTTCCCAAGACCGACCTATAAAGACGGGAAATATATCGGGCAATACCTCCAGAAAATGGGCTACCCCAAGACGACCTGGAACGCAGTCGTGAAAGTTATCATTGATCATTTGAGCGACTCCATTAAGGCAGTTGCTAAAGCGTTTCCGAACGTACGATTTCTCGATTGCCGAGGAGAGACCACCAAGTATCCTTTCTTTGACGATATGCATCCCGATACCGATGGATTTAAGATACTGGCAAGTAAGTATGAGCAGGCATTCGGGGTTGTGCCGATCCGCTCATCAAAGCCGGGAACCAGGACTCTGACGGCAGACCGTAAGCAAAAGCCTAAGGGGAGTAGGGGCTCATCCAAAAGGGGTCCTGCAAGGAAAGTATCGAAGAAGAACCGAACGAATCCCCAAAGAGGCTAG
- a CDS encoding HDOD domain-containing protein, which translates to MKQDKTVVLRKLTEDSAMEILEGVTLPPQPATLLEINRERAKPDPNVEAVARIIERDLSVAAAVLKTINSPLFGLPKKVESLRQAVLLLGMPNVVNVVIALAMKSAIQGGDNQAGIDRLFDEANDTALVLSSVMREVPIMPADKAYLLGLFRDCGMPILLQRYPKYAEVLREAEKKPDQPLTDLEDAHLNTDHAVVGALMSRHWHLPEEIGTIILNHHRTRELFGGAAPTLTPVEDNIRNVIAVLVMVDCICHRLRKGKDSPEWAAIGEAVLAHLKLDEAEFEHLAWDQKDRFAA; encoded by the coding sequence ATGAAACAGGACAAGACGGTGGTATTGCGGAAGCTGACGGAAGATTCTGCCATGGAGATCCTGGAGGGGGTGACGTTGCCGCCTCAACCGGCGACGCTGCTTGAGATCAATCGCGAGCGGGCCAAGCCGGATCCCAACGTGGAGGCTGTGGCTCGCATTATCGAACGGGACCTGAGTGTGGCGGCGGCGGTGTTAAAAACCATCAACTCTCCCTTGTTTGGGTTGCCGAAAAAGGTCGAGTCGCTGCGCCAGGCGGTGTTGTTGCTGGGGATGCCCAATGTCGTCAACGTCGTGATTGCTTTGGCGATGAAGAGCGCGATTCAGGGCGGGGATAATCAAGCGGGAATCGACCGCCTCTTCGACGAAGCGAATGACACGGCGCTGGTCCTGTCGAGTGTGATGCGCGAGGTGCCCATCATGCCGGCGGACAAAGCGTATTTGCTCGGGCTCTTTCGAGATTGCGGCATGCCGATTCTGCTGCAACGCTATCCGAAGTATGCGGAGGTCTTGCGGGAGGCGGAGAAGAAGCCGGATCAGCCGCTGACGGACCTCGAGGACGCGCACTTAAATACCGATCATGCCGTCGTGGGCGCGCTCATGAGCCGGCATTGGCATCTGCCGGAAGAAATCGGCACGATCATCCTCAATCATCACCGGACTCGCGAGCTGTTCGGCGGGGCGGCGCCCACGCTCACCCCGGTCGAGGACAATATCCGGAACGTGATTGCGGTCTTGGTGATGGTGGATTGCATTTGTCACCGACTGCGGAAGGGCAAGGATTCTCCAGAGTGGGCTGCCATCGGCGAGGCGGTCCTGGCGCACCTCAAACTGGATGAGGCCGAATTCGAGCATCTCGCCTGGGATCAAAAGGATCGGTTCGCGGCCTAG
- a CDS encoding integrase core domain-containing protein: MELRPIQPGKPDRNAFIERFNRLHRTEALTG; this comes from the coding sequence ATCGAACTCCGGCCTATCCAACCAGGGAAACCGGATCGGAATGCCTTCATCGAACGGTTCAATCGGCTCCATCGTACCGAAGCGCTCACTGGGTAG
- a CDS encoding dicarboxylate/amino acid:cation symporter: MDDKTLENTTTATSPAGLLAAWHNLPLYGRIVIGLVFGVLAGLMLGSQAAVLAVPGKLVLRLLGALAPPLILAAIVHTFMTTRLGGPLAARLPWLLFLNTLVAITVGLTVANIIRPGQGAGLTPSPLPTETAHAGNPLVVFFDNVPKSLLGPLGDDGKVIGVIFVAVAFGMALRDERHRPLGTVEHLVELVLESLIKILHWIIAVVPLAVFGIVASIVGTEGFAQFQALGVFVLSVLLALAIQAAYYLVRIRFGSWVSPALLIRGGRDALVMAFSTASSTATMPVTYIALKERVGLREQSARMGALVGANFNNDGTALYEAMAALFIAQMIGMDLSLSQQVMVVLTSVIASVGAAGIPEAGLVTMTMVFTAVGLPVQYIPVLLTVDWFLDRCRTAINVMGDMNVSCLLDGKQKE; this comes from the coding sequence GTGGACGACAAGACCCTGGAGAACACGACCACCGCAACGTCGCCTGCAGGCCTCCTGGCAGCATGGCACAACCTCCCGCTGTATGGACGCATTGTGATCGGCCTGGTCTTCGGCGTCCTGGCAGGGCTGATGTTGGGCAGCCAGGCGGCCGTCCTGGCGGTGCCGGGGAAGCTGGTGCTGCGCCTCTTGGGTGCGCTGGCGCCGCCGCTGATCCTTGCGGCAATCGTGCACACGTTCATGACGACGCGCCTCGGCGGTCCGCTTGCAGCTCGCCTTCCATGGCTGTTGTTCTTGAACACGTTGGTCGCGATCACCGTGGGACTGACCGTCGCCAACATCATCCGGCCGGGACAGGGTGCGGGGCTTACGCCGTCGCCATTGCCCACCGAGACTGCGCATGCGGGGAATCCGCTGGTCGTCTTTTTCGACAATGTGCCCAAGAGCTTGCTGGGACCGCTGGGTGACGATGGGAAAGTCATCGGGGTCATCTTCGTCGCCGTGGCATTCGGGATGGCGTTACGCGATGAACGCCACCGTCCTCTCGGCACGGTCGAGCACCTTGTCGAACTCGTTCTGGAGTCCCTAATCAAGATTTTGCATTGGATCATCGCCGTGGTCCCGCTGGCCGTCTTCGGCATCGTGGCCAGCATCGTGGGCACGGAAGGCTTCGCGCAGTTCCAGGCGCTGGGCGTCTTTGTGCTGAGCGTGCTGCTCGCGCTCGCGATCCAGGCGGCCTATTACCTCGTGCGCATCCGCTTCGGGTCTTGGGTCTCCCCGGCATTGTTGATACGCGGAGGACGGGACGCGCTGGTCATGGCCTTCTCCACCGCCAGTTCAACGGCCACGATGCCGGTGACGTACATCGCACTGAAGGAACGCGTGGGCCTGCGTGAGCAATCCGCCAGAATGGGAGCGCTCGTCGGCGCGAATTTCAACAACGACGGCACCGCGCTCTACGAGGCCATGGCGGCGTTATTTATCGCCCAAATGATCGGAATGGATCTCAGCCTGTCTCAGCAAGTGATGGTGGTACTGACCAGCGTCATTGCCTCGGTCGGCGCCGCTGGAATTCCAGAAGCAGGCCTCGTCACGATGACCATGGTCTTCACAGCCGTCGGGCTACCCGTGCAGTACATCCCGGTCCTGCTGACCGTCGATTGGTTTCTCGACCGCTGCCGGACGGCCATCAACGTCATGGGTGATATGAATGTCAGCTGTCTGTTGGATGGGAAGCAGAAGGAATGA